The following are encoded together in the Lathyrus oleraceus cultivar Zhongwan6 chromosome 3, CAAS_Psat_ZW6_1.0, whole genome shotgun sequence genome:
- the LOC127127260 gene encoding KH domain-containing protein At2g38610, protein MSGLYNQNFSHARAASPQIRTNSEVDSQYLSELLAEHQKLGPFLQVLPICSRLLNQEILRVSGKLSNQGFGDFDRLQHRSPSPMASSNHMSNVSATGIGAWNSLQQERLIRPPGTNMDWQSAPASPSSFTVKRILRLEIPVDTFPNFNFVGRLLGPRGNSLKRVEATTGCRVYIRGKGSIKDPDKEEKLRGRPGYEHLNEPLHILIEADLPANVVDLRLRQAQEIIEELLKPVDESEDFIKRQQLRELALLNSNFREESPGPSGSVSPFNSSGMKRAKPGR, encoded by the exons ATGTCAGGTTTGTATAATCAGAATTTTTCTCATGCTAGAGCTGCTTCTCCTCAGATTAGAACCAACTCAGAAGTTGACAG tcAGTATCTATCAGAGTTGCTGGCAGAACATCAGAAGCTTGGACCTTTTCTGCAAGTGCTTCCTATATGCAGCCGTCTTTTGAATCAAG AAATATTGAGAGTTTCTGGAAAGTTGTCCAACCAAGGTTTTGGTGACTTTGATAGACTGCAGCATAGAAGTCCTAGTCCCATGGCGTCTTCAAACCACATGTCTAATGTCTCTGCGACAGGAATTGGTGCATGGAATAGTCTTCAGCAGGAG AGATTAATTAGACCCCCTGGAACGAATATGGACTGGCAAAGCGCACCTGCAAGTCCTAGTTCGTTCACCGTGAAGAGAATATTGCGCTTGGAAATTCCAGTAGATACATTCCCCAAT TTTAATTTTGTTGGAAGACTTCTGGGACCACGAGGCAATTCTTTGAAACGGGTAGAAGCTACTACTGGTTGCCGCGTGTATATTAGAGGAAAAGGATCGATTAAAGATCCCGACAAG GAAGAAAAGTTACGAGGAAGACCTGGCTATGAGCATCTCAATGAACCTCTACACATATTGATTGAAGCTGATTTACCTGCTAATGTTGTTGACTTAAGGCTCAGGCAGGCTCAGGAAATCATAGAAGAATTACTCAAACCTGTG GATGAGTCAGAAGACTTTATTAAGAGGCAGCAGTTGCGCGAATTAGCTCTTCTGAATTCAAATTTCAGAGAAGAGAGTCCAGGACCAAGTGGCAGTGTGTCTCCATTCAATTCAAGTGGAATGAAACGTGCAAAACCGGGTCGCTGA
- the LOC127127261 gene encoding protein RETICULATA-RELATED 3, chloroplastic has product MATMALLRFNSLSSHSHAVAFPSPLSSYPQFHNRSINVTNPTHLPHRLKFNFTGGVGGGGVGRGGGGGGDGSWGGDEGKSNDSSFGILGLFLNGWRSRVAADPQFPFKVLSEELVGVTSAVLGDMATRPNFGLNELDFVFSTLVVGAILNFTLMYLLAPTLGSASAKVPAIFASCPKSHMFEPGAYSLLDRFGTLVYKGAIFAVVGLGAGLVGTAISNGLVSMRKKMDPSFESPNKPPPTLLNGLTWAAHMGFSSNLRYQTLNGAEFLLEKVLNPLVFKTLVVALRCANNVLGGMTFVMLARLTGSQSSAEKPSHLKVGLGEKEKVEREGLLENNNQITSSK; this is encoded by the coding sequence ATGGCAACTATGGCTCTTCTGCGTTTTAATTCTCTCTCTAGTCACAGCCATGCAGTTGCATTTCCATCACCATTATCATCATATCCCCAGTTTCATAACCGTTCTATAAATGTTACCAACCCAACCCATTTGCCTCACAGATTGAAATTTAACTTTACCGGAGGGGTTGGCGGCGGTGGGGTTGGTCGgggtggtggtggtggtggagaTGGAAGTTGGGGAGGTGATGAGGGAAAATCAAATGACTCATCTTTTGGGATTTTGGGTTTGTTTCTGAATGGTTGGAGATCAAGGGTTGCTGCTGATCCACAGTTTCCTTTCAAGGTTCTGAGTGAAGAGTTGGTTGGTGTCACTTCTGCTGTTTTAGGTGACATGGCTACAAGGCCTAATTTTGGGTTGAATGAACTTGACTTTGTTTTTTCAACTCTTGTCGTTGGGGCTATTCTCAATTTTACACTCATGTATCTATTAGCACCAACATTAGGATCTGCTTCAGCCAAAGTGCCTGCAATTTTTGCATCTTGTCCTAAGAGTCACATGTTTGAACCTGGTGCCTATAGTTTGTTGGATAGGTTTGGAACCTTGGTATATAAAGGAGCCATTTTTGCTGTTGTTGGGCTTGGTGCTGGTCTTGTTGGAACTGCAATTTCAAATGGGTTGGTCAGTATGAGGAAGAAGATGGATCCCAGCTTTGAATCCCCAAATAAGCCTCCTCCGACATTGCTGAATGGTCTCACTTGGGCGGCTCATATGGGTTTCAGCAGCAACCTCAGGTACCAAACTCTGAATGGTGCTGAGTTCTTGTTGGAGAAAGTGCTTAATCCCTTGGTATTCAAGACCTTAGTTGTGGCTCTCAGGTGTGCGAACAATGTTCTTGGGGGAATGACTTTTGTGATGTTGGCAAGGTTGACAGGGTCGCAGAGTTCTGCTGAGAAGCCATCGCATCTGAAGGTTGGGTTAGGTGAGAAGGAGAAGGTGGAAAGGGAAGGGTTGTTGGAGAATAACAACCAAATAACATCATCAAAGTGA